The Sulfurospirillum diekertiae genomic sequence GCGAAGTTGTAGATAGTGAAACCTATATGGGCGGAGGTACACTGCCTAACCGACGCTTCCCCACAATCGCTTTACATGTAAAAGGCAAAGCGACTGCTTTGGAGAGACAATTTCGTGAGAAGCATGTCATTGGGCGTATTGAAAATGATCAATTTTTGCTCGACTTTCGCACCATTCTTCCAAGCATTGAAGAAAAACTCATTGAAATCATCAAAAGTATTGTAGGCAAGCAGTAATGGAATATAGCATCATTGGAACCGCAGGACACGTCGATCATGGTAAAACAGCCCTTATTACAGCACTTACAGGCTTTGAGGGTGACAGTTTAGAAGAGGAGAAACGTCGAGGCATCACCATCAACCTTAGTTTTTCCAGTATGCAAAATGAGACCAAAAACGTTGCGTTTATCGACGTTCCAGGGCATGAAAAGCTTTTAAAAAACATGATCGCGGGAGCATTTGGATTTGACGCAAGCTTGGTGGTGCTTGATGCCAATGAAGGCATTATGCCCCAAACCAGAGAGCATTTAGAGATTTTAAACCTTTTACATGTAAAAAATATTATCATTGCGCTCACTAAGAAAGATCTTGCCACTTCTGAGGTTCTCGAACAACGAAAATACGAAATTACTGAGCATCTGAAATCCCTCAAAAACCTTCATTTGGTAGAAATTATCCCTGTGAGTATTTATGAGCCCTCCTCTATTCAAAAGCTCAAAGACGCACTTTTCGCACTGCCCGTAACGCCTAAAAAAAGTAATGGACTCTTTCGTTACTACGTCGATCGCTCTTTCTCCATTGCGGGGGCTGGAACGGTTGTGACAGGAACGGTACTTGATGGAACCATTAAAGTTGGTGAAAAGCTCTTCGCACCCGAACTAGAGAAAGAGTTTGTCATCCGTAACCTTCAAGTCCATGACCACGATGTTGAGAGTGCTTACTCTTCTCAAAGAACCGCGATCAACCTTCAAAACGCCCAAAAAACCTCTTTTGAAAAAGGAGCACTGCTCTGCAAAAAAGGATTTATTCGGGGATTAGACTGTGCTGATGTCTGGGTTGAGAGTATCGGTGGACATACGCTAAAACACAATGCCAAAGTCATTTTGTACGTGGGTACGAAACAAGTGGAAGCGCGTATTTTGTTTTACGAACATGACGATAAAGCGGACAAAGGTTATGCTAAACTGCAATTTAACCATAAACTCTTTTTAGTCCATGATGAGCCGTTTATCATCTGTTCCAGTGGACGTACCATTGGTGGTGGGCGTGTGCTCAATCCCATCAATGACCCTATGAAAAAAAAGGTCAAACTAGAGCTTCTTAAAGCACTCGATACCAAAGATTTTAAAACGACATTTACCATTTTAGTCGAAATGCACAAGCACGGTTTTGGACTCATCTCCTCTAACCAACGCTTTGGGCTAAACCATGAAGAAGCCAAAGGGATCGCCAATGAGATGAGTGATGTTTTTGTCGATGAAAAGGGCTTAGTGCTCTACCCTATAACGATGCAAGAAGAGTTGGGACGCATCGTTCAAGCCATTTACGCTAAAAATGCGTATGCCCTCCTCTCCGCAAACTCGCTCTCTTTGAAACTTAAATGGGCGAGTGTCGCTTTGGTGGAAAGTGTTTTGCAAAATCTTTGCGATGAAGGGTTGCTTGATTTTGTGGGTGGCATCTACAAAAATGCACAAATTGATATTGCCAATATCGAAACACTCATTGAAGATAAACTCTATAACACCTTGCTCACAGCCGAATTTACACCCGATGCTCCCTACAACATCTACGATAAGCTCGATCTTGACCGCAAGATGGGCGATGACGCACTCAAAAGCCTCACACGTGCTAAAAAGGTCGTACGCTTAGAGCATAACCTCTTTGTCACCACCATCGCATTAAGTGCCATGATGGCGCATCTAAGAGACATTATGCGCAAGGAAAACGGTGTCGATATCAAAGCCTTTAAAGAGCACTTCGATATCAGCCGTAAATACCTAGTCGCTTATCTTGACTACCTCGATAATTTTGATGATGTAAAAAAAGAGGGAAACAGAAGAGTGTTGGGGTAAAATTAAGAGATTTTTACCCTCGCAATACTATTGAGAAGCTTTACATGTAAAGCTTCTTTTGTTTTATTTTTCTCCTGCTTTAATACATTTTTCGCACTTTTCTCTCTCCCACTTATGTTTCATCCCTTTAATGTAGACAATTAAGATAAAAAAGAGTGCCGAAGTGACGCCTAACACGAGTAAAAGCAGTGTTTCAGAAGGGTCTGTCTCTAGTAAGATGAGCTTTCGTACCAACACGACAAACGAAATTTCAAGAAAGGTCACGGCATAGTCAAAGCCATCTTGGATAAAGAGCGTTTTGACAATCGCCAAAACAATCAAGATAAACAAGCCATCGGTCAAAATGATCTTAATTGAGCTAAAATCAAGCGCACCTTGTGAGATGGTAAAGGAAATCATCTTATAGCCAAGGCTGATAAGACACTGCCCCAAATAGACAATCATCATAATAATAAAGACATAACGCGCAATATTAAGAACATTGAGCAGTAATTTTTCTACTTTACCCTCTAAAAATTCATTGAATGCGAACACTTTACTTGAGATATTTTCATTGCATTTTTCGTTATTTTTTTCTTCCATACTTTCTCCTAATGCCTTTTACTTTGTAAAATGCGGCGAAATTATATAACAATTCCTGCAAATTCAGTTCTTATTTCAGATCAAAATGACATTTTTGTTCTTTTTGAAGAAAAAATTCATTTTACTCTTGACATTATTACTAATTAGTAATATAATTTCGGCAAAGGAAGGAAAAAGATGAAACTGAGATCAAATGTGAAAAGCTATGGTGAACGCACCGATAGAAGTATGCAAACATGGATTCAAATCCTCCGTGCATTTCAGAAAATCCGTGCCAAAGAGTTGAAGTATATCAACGCATCAGGTCTTAGCATGAATCAATTTGAAGTCTTAGAAGTCCTTTACCATCGTGGCGATTTGAACATAGGTGCAATCACAAAATTGATTGAAAGCACCCCTGGCAATGTCACTGTGGTGGTGAAAAATCTCATACGAGATGGCCTTATTAACACACTGCCTTCACCTGAAGATAGCCGTGTACGCATTGTCAGCATTACGGAAAAAGGAAAAGAACTCATCGGAGGAATGTTTCCCCAGCATGCAAGCAACCTGCAAAGCTATTTTGACGTGTTGAGCGATGAAGAGTTGATCGCATTGTACGATCTGTTACGTAAATTGCAAAAAGCGCAATAGGCTTCGTGTAAGCTCGCATTTTTTTGCTCATATATTACTAATTAGTAAAAAAGGAACTATTATGAAAATTAAAACATTACTCGCATCTTCTTTGTTGGCAGGAACTGCCCTATTTGCCGGAAACTATAACGTTGATCCTATGCATTCTAGTGCAGATTTTAGTGTTAAACACGCCATGATTTCAACCGTAAAAGGAAATTTTTCAACATTCAACGGAAGTTTTGTATACGATGAAGCAACCAAAACGCTTAAATCTTTAAACGGAACGATTCAAGCTGCCACCATCGATACAGGTATTAAAGACAGAGATGAGCACTTACGCTCAGCGGATCTTTTTGATGTTGCAAAGTATCCAACCATTACCTTTGTCCTTGATGAAGTGAAAGGCGATAAAGCGTATGGAAAATTGACAATGAAAGGTGTGACAAAACCTGTTGTGTTAGCTTTTGAAAACGGCGGTGCTGCAACGGATTTATACGGTAACAAACGTGTAGGACTGGGTCTTAGCGGTAAAATCAATCGTTCAGACTTTGGTATCTCATGGAACAAAGCGCTTGAGACTGGCGGCGTGATCGTGGGTGAAGAGGTTAAAATCGACGTAGCCCTAGAGGGAATTTTGCAAAAATAATGTTTTACATGTAAAGGAGAAAACAATGGCATTTTCAATTCATAAAGCAAACCAAAGAGGTGTTGCGGAACATGGTTGGCTTCACAGCCATTTTAGCTTCTCCTTTGCGGAATATTACAACAAAGAACGTATGGGCTTTGGCGCACTTCGCGTCATTAACGATGATATTATCGAAAAAGGCGAAGGCTTTGGGATGCACCAGCATCGTGATATGGAGATTATCTCTATCGTGACCCAGGGAGTTTTGATTCACAAAGACTCTTTTGGCAATCATGGTGAAGTTCATGCGGGTGAAATTCAGTATATGAGCGCAGGCGAAGGGGTGTACCACTCCGAATTTGCCTCAAAAGATGAAACGACAGCTCTGTTCCAAATTTGGATACACCCGAATCAAAAAGGCGGGAAACCCCTTTACAACCAACGTGATTTTAGAGATGTCACCAAAAATAATCAATGGGTTACGCTGGTTTCTCCTGATGGAAGAGAGAACTCCATTGCGATCAAACAAGAGGCGTTTATCGTCACCACTGAGTTAGAGGAAGGTAAAACAATTTCCTTAGCATCTTCTACTCCAAATCGTGGTAAACTCGTATTCGTTGTCGAAGGAAGCATTGAAATCGATGGTGTTGTACTTGAAAAAAGAGATGAAGTACAAATTACCGAAAGTAAAGCTTATGAGATAAAAGCGTTGAAACCCGCTTGGGTTTTAGTCTTTGATGTGCCAATGCACTAAATGATTGAAGGAAGAAAAATGTCACCTGTTAAAATGTCACTAGAAGCCAATAAAGAGTACCACTTCTGCACCTGTGGTAAAAGTGCTACGACTGTTTTATGCGATGGTAGCCATAAAGGCTCAGGTTTTACACCTAAAGCATTCACGGTCACCGAGGCAAAAGAGTATTATCTTTGCGCCTGTAAAAAAAGTGCTAATGCACCATTTTGTGACGGAAGCCACGCTAAATAACCAAACGCTCTTGAGTGTCGCAAAGATATCTTTGCGGCGCTCCTTTTTCTGCTCCTTTGAAAATCCCTTTATTCGTGTATAATTGCTAAAAAACAATACAAAGGTCTCTTTTCATGCCAAAACATCCAACTCTTTTACACCAATTTCGCTCTTTTTGTCTCCAAAATCATGTCGATGATATGGAAAAAGCCATTGAGTATTTTTCTGTATTTGGAGGAACAAGCTGGAAAGTGGACATGCACAAGCCTCTTTTAGAGCTTATTGAGACTAAGATTTTCAAAAATTATCCTTATATTCATAGCGACATTGCCAAAATAACCTTCAGCAACAAACTCAGCCATACACTTTTAAGCGCTATGGCAACGGGCGATCGTCGAGTGCATTCAACCTTTAAGCGAGCCCACATTAGCCGAGAAGAAGGTGAATCAGCGCTTGATACACTTTTGGACAGCGCACTGATTCGTTTCGAGTATTCGCTGGAACGTCCTGTCAATGCCGATGATGATAACTCCGATAAACTAAGTTTTATGACCCCTTTTATGCGCTTTTGGTTTGCCTTTGTCTCCCCGTTTTATAAGACGATCAAAGAGGGCGATTACAGTGAAGTTGAAAAATCATTTGCCTCTCGCGAACAAGAATTTTATGAACTCATCTTTAAAAAACTCTCATTTGAGCTTTTGCGTAAAATAATGATCGAAGATCCTATCGTAGAGGTGGGAAGTTATTGGGATAAAAACGCTGAAATTGATATTCTGGCTAAAACACAATCAGGAAAACTCATCGCAGGAAGTACCAAATACAAAAATACTAAAGTGAAAAAAACCGAACTTACCAAACTTAAAGAGCAATGTGCCAAAGCAGATTTTGAGCCTGATCTGTTTGTGATTCTCTCCAAAAGTGGGTTTACTTCTGAACTCAAAGCACTGAAAGGTGATGACCTTAAACTCTTTACGATCAAAAGCATGAAAGCCTTAGTGGAAGATGTGAGCGAAAAAGAGTTAATTCCATGTGAGGGGAAAAAATATTAACACGCATAAAAAAGGGGTTTTACTCCCTTTTTTATACGATTGCCCTTGGTAAATTATCGCGCTAGAACAACACAGGTTGCGACAAAGGCGACGACCTCAGGGGTGTATTTGATGTAATTTATCCATACACGCATGACCCATCCTTTTGTTGTGATATTGACAACCTAAGCATACTTCGTTCCAAAGCGTTACATGTAACGCTCATACGCTTCAATTTTTTCATGCAGTTTGAGGGCTAAATAGTGATGGGCATAGCCAAGTTCACTCAAAATCATCTTTGCCTCTTCAAGATACTTTCGTTTTTTCGCTTCATCCCAGTGTTTGGGAGGTACACCCAAATTGGTAATACGATCGGCAAGTTTGACCAGTGCTACGCAGTTTTGACGTTTTTTAAGCCGCTCAAGACTGTCTTGCATCTGCACCTCTTTAGAAGGGAGCGTTTTATCTTTGGTAAGCGCTTGTACCCCTTTAGCGATCACTTCACTATTCCCTGCTAAAGAGCTCTCTTTGGTGATTTGGGTGGTTGTATCTTCATTAACATCATGCAAAAGTGCACAAGCAATGGCAACATTGTTTTCATCGAAACTCAGTGGCTCCATGTAAAGAGCGTTAATGACTTCACTGGCAACACTTAAAAGATGCATTGAGTAAGGCAAGCCGTGTGGCGTCTTTTGCTCACCATGTGCAAGAAGGGCAAAAGCAAGATTTTCCTTGAAAAATTCCACACTAAAAAGCTCTTTCGGTAAAGTCTCATTCATGCGTTTGACCTGAGGTAAAGAGGGCTTTTTGCCTTTTTCGATTTTGGCATAGTGCGCCTCTTCTTCATCCTCGCTGTAGAAAAACAGATAACTGCCCTCCTCGCAGACAAACTCCAACTCCTCAAAACGCTCATGCTCGCCAACAGTGGCATAAAGGTTTACATGTAAAATCTTTGTGAACATTTCACTAGGAGAATAAGGCGTTTTTGCAGGCGGAAGAGGAATGGTATCGAACTTGAAAAACTCAAAATAACCCAAAGAACCACCTGCAACATGAAAATTAATGGTGAGACTTTTAGGTTTCCCCTCTTTGAGATAAACAATTTCAATGAGCGCATGCATTGTATAAAGACCTATGACTTCACACCCTTCAATGTCGTTTAAATAAGCCCATTTTTTATCCATAAGTGACCTTTACATGTAAAGAGTGTAACTACTTTTTACAGAGTTCATCAAACCATACGTCATTTTCAGAAGAACGGTTCATTTTGGAGCGTAAAAGCGTTTCGCGTACCGAGACTAAATCCTCTAATTCTAAGAACTCTAACATTGAAAATGAAGAAATTGGAGCGTTTGGATCAGATTCTATCAATTTTTCGATTTCTTCTATAAGTGCCATTTTATCGGCATTCTCTGGCATTCGTTGACCTTTCATTAACAAACTATGATTGGTTTTATTGTATAATACCTAACATTTCATGCAGATTAGTTTCTGTAACTTATAAGGAAAATGAATGAAAAAACACATTTTATGGTTAGTTGCGCTTCTTTCTAGCACACTTTTTGCCGCAACAGACGCACAGATTGTTGAACACTTTAAATCAACGATTCAAGTACCCAATATTACCATTGAAGTTGTCTCACGCAAAAGCGTTGATGGCATTGATGGCATGGATTTCGTGACTCTAAATCTTACCGATGGAACACGTTCACAAAAACTCAGCATCTTTACCAAAGATGATTTGATTTTCCCTGATGTTATCAGCATCAAACAAGGTGGAAGCATCAAAGAGATGATGGAGATGGCAGAGCTTCAGAAAAAGCTTTCAGCAATCTACAAAAAAGAGGAAAAGAAAAATGTCATCTCTTTAGGCAATGACCCTAAAAAAGATACATTGGTAGTTTTTACCGATCCTGAATGCCCTTACTGCAGACAAGAACTTGCTCAAATCGAACAAAGACTTACAACCAATAACCTTAAGTTGATTTTTACACCGGTTCATGAGCGAAGCTCTCTTGAAAAAGCAGCCGTTATCTACACTGAAACCGCTAAAGCTAAAACCGATGCTGAAAAAATTAAAATCTTGAAAAAATACTACGATGAAAACGTCAAATTTGATCAAAAAGTTAGCGATGCTGAAGTCGCTCACATTGATGAACTTAAAAACAAATACTTTGGTGCTGGCATCAAAGGCGTCCCATTTATCGTTAAAGAGAAAGAGCTTTTAAAATAGTCTTCGCCTTTCTATCCCGCTCGTAAGGGCGGGATAACTTTATGTTAAAGAGGTTCGTATGACAGAGATCGTCCTTTTTGCGTGCATTGGTGTGTTACTGGCTTCTACCATAACTCTGTTTATACTTCTTCAAAACCAAAAAAAACAAACAACCCCTCAAAATATTACTTCTTTCGATGATATTTTTCAATCGATTCCTATACCCTTTCTTTACAAAAAAGAGAATAGACTTTATTACAATAAAGCGTTTGAAAAAGCGTTTGGAACTTTTTTTAAAGCAACCATAGATCATATTAGTACGCTTCCAAAAAAAGGTGAGCACCCTCTTTTACTCACGTTTGACAACAATATACCGAAGCAAACAACCGTTCATATGACAACCCTCTTTGATGAACAAAATAATATTATAGGCTTTACAGCGCTGATAGTTGACATATCAGCGCTTCATAAAAGCAAAGAGCTCCTCTTAACGCAAAAAGAAAGATTAGAACTTGCCCTTGAAGGAAGTGATGAAGCTTTTTGGGATTGGGATATGAAAAGCGATGATGTCTTTTACTCTCAAAAGTGGAAACAGCTCATGGGGTATAATGAGACTGAAACCCCTTCAACACTCTCCTCATGGCTTAATTTAGTCCATTCTAAAGATATGGCTCTGGTCAATGAACGCCTTAAAGCACATCTTGATGGTCATAGCGAATATTTCATGGTTGATCATCGCATTCGTCAAAGTGAGCCTCTTCGTTGGGTGAAGGTTCGAGGTCGCGTCATTCGTGGCAAAAATGATCGCAATATCCGTATGGTTGGGATTATTCGTGATATAAGCCAACAAAAAGCCAGTGCCGCTCAAGAAGCTATAGAACACGAACGATTTATCGCTTTTGTAGAACATATTCCCGCTCCAGCCTTTATAAAAAATTCGCAAGGGAAGTATCTTTATATGAACCAAGCGTATCAAAAATTTATCGGCTTTAAAACATGGAAAAATAGAAATGCCGCCGATATTTTTGACTCTCATACTGCCGAAGAAATTGCCGAAACGGATCGCCTTTCTCTTTATGAAGGGATTGTGACACACGATATTAGCTTACCAACTGCAGAGGGAACCAAAAGTTATTTTCATCTTTATAAATTTGGTATTGAAAGCGAAAATGAAAAATTACTCTGTGGCTTTGGTATTAACAAACCGTTCAAAGAGTAAGTGTATTATTTGACAAGATTTTGGGCAGAGGTCGTCTCCAGCCAACTGTTTTGGCATTGCAAAGACTTTTGATACATGCCCCTATAAAATCACGATAGGACAAAACCATGCAACCCAACCTTTTGATGATTGAAGATGATGTCGAACTCGCAGAAATTTTATGCAATTTTTTAAAACGCTACAACATCATCGTGACCAACTATGAAGACCCGTATCTAGGCATTAGCGCCTTAAGCCTCACCAAATATGACCTGCTGATTTTAGACCTTTCCCTGCCAGGTATGGATGGATTAGAAATTTGCAAAGAAGTCCGTTCTAAAAGTGATATTCCTATTATCATCTCCTCTGCTAGAAGCGATTTGGAAGATAAAATCGTAGGTCTAGAGCTCGGAGCGGATGATTATTTACCCAAACCTTATGAGCCTAAAGAGCTTTATGCACGCATTATGAGTGTACTGAGACGCTACAAAAAAAGTCACTCCACAGCAGAAGAAGTCTCAACATCCGCTCTTATCCTTAAAGAAGAGAGTCATACTATTTTATTTAACAACGCCCCTCTTACACTAACCCCTGCTGAATATGATGTATTAGGACACCTCATCAAAAAAAATAACTGCGTTGTTTCTCGAACGGAACTGTTAAATAGCACACTTAGTCTGAATGAAGATAACGAAAGCAGAAGTCTTGATGTCCTTATTAGTCGCATTAGAACCAAACTAGGAGAAAGCTCTAAAGAACCTCATTTCATTCACTCCGTACGGGGCATCGGCTATAGGCTTCAAGCATGAGATGGTATCATTCAATTATTACACGTATTACACTTATCTTTGCACTCGCGCTTATCGGGATTGGTGCTATCTTTTTTTTCACTCACCATGCATGAGCGAGAGACCAACCTAAGGCGTATGCACGATTATTCGCATCTTGCTGTGCGTTCATCTGTTGACCCTTTCACCAAACAACTTGATTTTAGTAAGCTTGATGAAATGGGTTTTATTCTTGTTGAAGATAAAAAACTTCGAGAGAAGCTTCTCTCCTTGCCTAAACCACCTCGTCCTTTTCCGATAAGACAGATGGAAGAGAAGATGCGATTTGCATTGGATGTCATTCCCTATGGCATTCATATCTATGCTATTTTACAAAAAAGGAACGATGAGCCTGTGATCTTAGAAGTGCCTTTTGAAAAAGAGGTGTTTCCTCAAATTCTTTTTCCGTTTTTAACCTTTGCCTTTGTGATTTTCCTTTACATTGGCATTATTCGAAGTATTCTTCCCCTTAAAACACTCAGAGAGAAGATCAAATACTTTGCCAATGGTGATTATGACATTACATGTAAAAGTACGAAAAAAGATGAAATCGCTGCTCTTGCCAATGAATTTGACAGCGCTGTCATCAAAATCAAAGCATTACGCGATTCAAGGCAACTCTTTTTGCGCAATATTATGCACGAACTGAAAACACCGATTACGAAGGGGAAACTTGCCGCTGAAATGATCGAAGATGCCACCTATACCAAGATATTGCAAAACGTTTTCAAGCGCCAAGAAGCGCTCTTAGAAGAGTTCTCGCGCATTGAAAAATTGAGTGCCGATGAACTTAAGCTGGAAATCAAGCACTATCACATTGAAGATGTAGTAGACTTTGCCCTTGATATTTTAGATGATAAACAAGAGAGTATTACCTGTAAGCTCACTCCTGCTGAGCTCCATGTCGATTTTGAGCTTTTTGGTGTGGCACTCAAAAACCTTTTAGACAACGGCGTTAATTACTCTACCGATCATCATGTATTCTTGTGTAATGATGCTAAAAGTATCACCATTTCCAACAAAGGGCCTGCTCTAGAGTTCTCATTAGAGCGTTATGCAGAGCCTTATTTTTTAGAAGGTAAAAAACAAAAAAGCTCCCGTGGTCTTGGGTTTGGTCTGTTTATCACCTGGCACGTCATTCGGTTACATGGCATGAAACTTGCCTATAAACATGAAGGCGATACCAACTATTTTTATATTTACATGTAATGGTAAGAAGGAGAGAAATTTATGGCATATTCAGTGGGTATTTTTATCTTTGACAATGTTGAAGTCCTTGATTTTGCGGGTCCTTATGAAGTCTTCACAACTGCATCACGTGTCTTTAACAAAACGGCTTCTTCTCCAGAAAACCTTGCTTTTGAAGTCTTTACGGTTGGTAAAACTAAACAATCTATTTACGCAAGAGCTGGGCTGAAACTGCACCCTGATTATTCCATTACTTCACATCCAACACCCGATCTTTTACTCATTCCTGGTGGCGTGGTGACCAAAGAACTCGAAGACAACGATATTATTTCTTGGATCAAAAGCACCTCATCTCACACTACCATCACCGCTTCTATCTGCACAGGTGCTTTTTTGTTAGCAAAAGCAGGACTACTTGAAGGCAAATCCTCAACAACCCATTGGGAAGACATTGATGATCTTCGTACCCTATTTCCAACGTTACATGTAGAAGAAAACAGGCGGTGGGTCGATGAAGGCTCGATCGTCACCTCCGCAGGCATTTCGGCTGGCATCGACATGAGTTTGCACCTTGTAGAGCGCCTGATGGGGCAAGAATTAGCCATTAATACCGCCAAACAGATGGAGTTTGATTGGACGCAAAACAGCTAAACTCTCTGATCTTCAAAAAGGCTACTTTATATAACTTTTTATTTTTGTTGTCTAAAATTCTTTACATGTAAAGATAAACGATGAAATGAGAATAAATAAAAAAACCAGTTCCCCATTTTTATGTCATAAGTAGGCTAATATGGATCAAGCAATAATGGTAAGAGAAAAATCTGTTTACATATTCATGTATGATGATGGCAAACGTGTTCTTAGCGCACTCGCATTTCTAACAATGATCATATTAGGGTTAGGATTTATGTGTTTAAATCAATGGGTTACTTTAATCTTTGGTGGATTAGTCGTTGTTGTAGGAATATGTAAATTTGTAGATGCTTGCTTTTTCAAACGTATAATAATAAATAAAACTCATATTACAAAAGAGTGGTTGTACTTTGGAAAACGAAGTATCAAGCTTTCCAATCTGCAAGTTGGCGTTGTAAAAGGATTGTGGAGTGGCACAATTTTTTTTCATCAAAAAGACAGCATTGGGTTAAATCGAATTCCTATCCAACTTGAAGTACTTCCAATTGGAAACACAGGGTTTAATCTAATTAGAAAGATACTCATTCAAAAAGGAATAATTACCGGTGATGAGCGCTCATGGAACAATTCATAGAAAATAAAGCGGACAAGCTACTTTTATCGCTATTTTTGCTCCATATTTTGTTCTTTATCAACCTCTCTTAATCTTCAAAATACTCTGACAAACTCCTAAATGATCGATAATTTCATCGACTTTTAATCCCGCCATTTCGATTAGCTTGATAAAGTCTTTTGAGTGGTACATCTTACTGCATCCATTTGCCATGGCGGTGAAATAAGGCGAGGTGTTGATGATGCAAAATGCCGATGTTTCAAAGCGTTGCCTGTCCCAAAATGGCTCCATGATGCAAAGCAAGGTCTGCTCATTCATCGCCTCTTTGGCTTTGCTTAAAATGTTGACAATCTCCTCTTCGCTAAAGCAGTCTAAAAACTGGCTCATCCAGATGATGTCAAACCCTTTGGGAAAGCTGTGCTTTGGGGCTAAAACATTGGCAGGCAAAAGGTCAATCTGCTCACGTAAGCCCGCTTTTTCGATGTTTTCACGCGCTAATGCGAGCTGTTCTGGCAGATCCATAATGGTTACATGTAAAGCCTTATCGCTCTTTGCGATCAGCATCGAAAACTTCCCTGTATTGCCGCCCACATCTAAAATTTTGCTCGGTTTGAGACTCAAAAGCTTTTTCACCGCTTCAGGAAACGCGCTGTCGGAGTAAAAATGATCGAAGGTAAACCAACTCTGTTTCGCGTTTTCAGGCAAGATGGAAAGTGCGGGGTAGATGGTTTCCCATTCGCCAAAGACTTTGAGTCCTGTCGGTTTGCCACTTTTGATCGCC encodes the following:
- a CDS encoding CDGSH iron-sulfur domain-containing protein, with product MSPVKMSLEANKEYHFCTCGKSATTVLCDGSHKGSGFTPKAFTVTEAKEYYLCACKKSANAPFCDGSHAK
- a CDS encoding pirin family protein, which gives rise to MAFSIHKANQRGVAEHGWLHSHFSFSFAEYYNKERMGFGALRVINDDIIEKGEGFGMHQHRDMEIISIVTQGVLIHKDSFGNHGEVHAGEIQYMSAGEGVYHSEFASKDETTALFQIWIHPNQKGGKPLYNQRDFRDVTKNNQWVTLVSPDGRENSIAIKQEAFIVTTELEEGKTISLASSTPNRGKLVFVVEGSIEIDGVVLEKRDEVQITESKAYEIKALKPAWVLVFDVPMH
- a CDS encoding DUF234 domain-containing protein — its product is MPKHPTLLHQFRSFCLQNHVDDMEKAIEYFSVFGGTSWKVDMHKPLLELIETKIFKNYPYIHSDIAKITFSNKLSHTLLSAMATGDRRVHSTFKRAHISREEGESALDTLLDSALIRFEYSLERPVNADDDNSDKLSFMTPFMRFWFAFVSPFYKTIKEGDYSEVEKSFASREQEFYELIFKKLSFELLRKIMIEDPIVEVGSYWDKNAEIDILAKTQSGKLIAGSTKYKNTKVKKTELTKLKEQCAKADFEPDLFVILSKSGFTSELKALKGDDLKLFTIKSMKALVEDVSEKELIPCEGKKY
- a CDS encoding YceI family protein; protein product: MKIKTLLASSLLAGTALFAGNYNVDPMHSSADFSVKHAMISTVKGNFSTFNGSFVYDEATKTLKSLNGTIQAATIDTGIKDRDEHLRSADLFDVAKYPTITFVLDEVKGDKAYGKLTMKGVTKPVVLAFENGGAATDLYGNKRVGLGLSGKINRSDFGISWNKALETGGVIVGEEVKIDVALEGILQK
- a CDS encoding HD domain-containing protein; its protein translation is MDKKWAYLNDIEGCEVIGLYTMHALIEIVYLKEGKPKSLTINFHVAGGSLGYFEFFKFDTIPLPPAKTPYSPSEMFTKILHVNLYATVGEHERFEELEFVCEEGSYLFFYSEDEEEAHYAKIEKGKKPSLPQVKRMNETLPKELFSVEFFKENLAFALLAHGEQKTPHGLPYSMHLLSVASEVINALYMEPLSFDENNVAIACALLHDVNEDTTTQITKESSLAGNSEVIAKGVQALTKDKTLPSKEVQMQDSLERLKKRQNCVALVKLADRITNLGVPPKHWDEAKKRKYLEEAKMILSELGYAHHYLALKLHEKIEAYERYM
- a CDS encoding thioredoxin domain-containing protein, whose product is MKKHILWLVALLSSTLFAATDAQIVEHFKSTIQVPNITIEVVSRKSVDGIDGMDFVTLNLTDGTRSQKLSIFTKDDLIFPDVISIKQGGSIKEMMEMAELQKKLSAIYKKEEKKNVISLGNDPKKDTLVVFTDPECPYCRQELAQIEQRLTTNNLKLIFTPVHERSSLEKAAVIYTETAKAKTDAEKIKILKKYYDENVKFDQKVSDAEVAHIDELKNKYFGAGIKGVPFIVKEKELLK
- a CDS encoding MarR family winged helix-turn-helix transcriptional regulator; amino-acid sequence: MKLRSNVKSYGERTDRSMQTWIQILRAFQKIRAKELKYINASGLSMNQFEVLEVLYHRGDLNIGAITKLIESTPGNVTVVVKNLIRDGLINTLPSPEDSRVRIVSITEKGKELIGGMFPQHASNLQSYFDVLSDEELIALYDLLRKLQKAQ
- the selB gene encoding selenocysteine-specific translation elongation factor is translated as MEYSIIGTAGHVDHGKTALITALTGFEGDSLEEEKRRGITINLSFSSMQNETKNVAFIDVPGHEKLLKNMIAGAFGFDASLVVLDANEGIMPQTREHLEILNLLHVKNIIIALTKKDLATSEVLEQRKYEITEHLKSLKNLHLVEIIPVSIYEPSSIQKLKDALFALPVTPKKSNGLFRYYVDRSFSIAGAGTVVTGTVLDGTIKVGEKLFAPELEKEFVIRNLQVHDHDVESAYSSQRTAINLQNAQKTSFEKGALLCKKGFIRGLDCADVWVESIGGHTLKHNAKVILYVGTKQVEARILFYEHDDKADKGYAKLQFNHKLFLVHDEPFIICSSGRTIGGGRVLNPINDPMKKKVKLELLKALDTKDFKTTFTILVEMHKHGFGLISSNQRFGLNHEEAKGIANEMSDVFVDEKGLVLYPITMQEELGRIVQAIYAKNAYALLSANSLSLKLKWASVALVESVLQNLCDEGLLDFVGGIYKNAQIDIANIETLIEDKLYNTLLTAEFTPDAPYNIYDKLDLDRKMGDDALKSLTRAKKVVRLEHNLFVTTIALSAMMAHLRDIMRKENGVDIKAFKEHFDISRKYLVAYLDYLDNFDDVKKEGNRRVLG